Genomic segment of Lathyrus oleraceus cultivar Zhongwan6 unplaced genomic scaffold, CAAS_Psat_ZW6_1.0 chrUn1221, whole genome shotgun sequence:
TTCTAGTAAGAGATGAGTCCTCTTCAATTCTGGACAAATTCTACATAAGAGTTTTTAAATGTTGTGAAACTGAAGTTATTAGACTAAGGTTTTGCTTAAATTGATGCAATGAGATGATATGAAGTGATATGAGATGAAATAGAATAAGATTACATTGTTTGAGTTAATTAAAATCAGATCCAgtataataaaattttattattctattttatttcatttcatcactTTTCATTAGCATTGTTTCCCTTAGATATGAGGAATAAAAAATTACATCACTTTCTACTAGTATTGATCACTTTCTACGAGTATTGTTCCCTTTAATATGAGCAGAATGAAAATTTTCATCACTTTCCATCAGTATTGTTTCTCTTTTATATGAGCAGAATCAAAAACTTACTTTGTTTTTATCGCTAATTATTCaaataataaagtaataaaatttctatttcactctattctatttttgctaaATTTCAATAACTCTATTTATCTTAAGATATTAAAATATAAtctaaaataatataataaaattgtatatctAACGAACTAGAAATTTTTGTCTTAAAAAATCTAGCATCATACtaacaaaaaattattaaaatttatatatGCAGATGGGTGGCTGaccaattaaataaaaaaatattaaaacataataATTTTTAGTTTTATGCTATCTTTACAAGTACTCTGGCGGTGAGCAAGTTGTCCATTTACATATGGATAGTACTGCTTATAAAAAAATAAGAATGGATAAAACCATATATAAAACCAATCCAAAATATCCGGATCCATGTCCAGATCCGCTTGGAGTTTCGCTTCACTTCTCTAGGGTTTCTCAAACGCATTATAGAATCTCTCCACTCTCAGATTTCCTCTATAGATTAAAGAAGCATCGGAGAACTAATTCCGTCGCCGGAAACCGAACGCCGTTGCCGGAAACAAAAAACCTGAACCGAAAAAAATGTCAAGCAAGAAGAAACACAAACGAAAACACAGCGACATCGATGAAGACGACGACGTTTTCTACTACCGCTACTGCGCTTCGTCCTCAACCCCCAACACCACCACCGGCACCACATCCAGTAATCAACCCCAATCAAAACCGAACAACAAAGGATCATCAATAGGAGGAACAGGTGAACCCTTAGCACCATCAAAATCGACGCTATACGTTTCTAATCTAGATTACTCCCTAACAAACTCCGATCTCCATACGCTCTTCTCTACTTTCGGCCGCATCGCGCGTGTAACCGTTCTCAAAGACCGTCACACGCGCCTAAGCCGCGGTGTCGCGTTTGTCCAATTCGTTTCTCGTAATGACGCCCAACGCGCCGTGGCGGAGATGAATAAGAAGATTCTCAATGGAAGGACTCTAACTGCTTCTATTGCTGCTGATAATGGACGTGCTCCGGAGTTTATTCGGAAGCGCGTGTACAATACTGAGACTGCTTTGTGTTATGAGTGTGGGGGGCATGGTCATTTGTCGTATGAGTGTCCTAAGAATCAGTTGGGGCCGAGGCCGCGGCCTCAGCCTAAGAAGCCGCGACGGGGATTTAGTGGGCTGAGGGATAGGGATGGGGAGGAGGAAGGTGATGATGAGGAGGAGGAGGGTGGTCAGATTGCTGCGGAGCAGTTTGACGATAATTGGGCTTCTGTTGTGGATGATGAAGCGGGTGAAAGGTTGCTGGGGAGAAACAGAAATGATGATGAGGGTTTGGACAACAACAAGACgaagaagaaagggaagaaaGCTGGGTATTTCAGTGATGAGAgtgatcatgatgatgatgattgatcatgACTATGTAGCATTGACACTTCAGATTGAAGGTGTGTGTTTGGTATTCCGCATTACCGCATTATTCAACTAGTCCTGTGTGTCGTGTCTATATATGTGCCAGTGTTTCATAGATCTAAATGgcaattttttgtttttatcaaGATATGGTGTAATTGATGAAATTGTTTATATGTTGTTGGCTTGGTTGGATGTGTTTATGGTTTTGATCACAAGCACATGTTAGTTATTAGTTATTGTGGTAGTAATTAGTGATAGTGGTGGTGAATTGGTGATGAGCATTTTTGTGTATTCCATATTTTCATAGTTAATGAATGATGACAGACGAGTCTCTTATTTATCGGCTTAATTTAGCATTCGGTTTACCTGTAAAACAGAAAGGAAAAGCCTGTTCGTTATGTTTTTATTTTGGTTCAGTTAAAACATGTAATGTAATCAAATTGTAACACCCTGGTTTACTTTATGCACATCTTGTTATCATATAAGTAAGGTTTTTAATTACAGTTGTGGTGGTTATGTTATGATATTTGATATGTAGAATATTGTAGTCAGATATAGCTGGATTTGATGTGGTTGTTGAGATCTTGAAAAGCATAGGTTGTAGACTTGTAGTCACAATTACTGTCGCCGTTCTTGTGGAAAGCAGTTTAAAACCATGGGTAACAGTTCTTCTGATTACCTTTACTCTTTGATGTCTACTGAGCATTTTTATGCAGATTGATGAGTATTTCTCAAGTTTCTCTTAGAATGCTTAAATTGCTTCTCCCAGAGAAAATGTGGTATCCTTTTCATGCATAATCACTTGGCTGAGCTGGAGAATAATACCAATTTGTGCCTCACCCTCGACACTAGGCTTTAAATTATAGGTTTAATTATTCTGTAACTTTTTGAACCATGGGCTAATCTTGAATGTCATTGTAATGATATGTAGAAAAAGAAATTGGTTATTGTTATGCTATTTCCTTTCTTTCTGAATTATGGCTTTGAATCGGATTAAGTATAGTTATATTATATGGAGTTTGGGGTCAATTGTTACTGTTGTACTGTTGGTTTTAAGCATTGTTGGTTTTGGATATATCTATAACTCTGAAACCATATTCAGTTGACAGTTATATATAACCGATAGATACCATATTCATGATTGTCTATATACTTTTGTATGCTCATATTTTTTACtaattgaatcattgtcttaTGGCACAAGTTAATGAAAATAGTAGAGTTCATATCCTCTATGAATAGGATTAACATGAAGCTTGATTACATAGTACGATAATTGTACTCAGATATAAAGATATTGGGAGTTTTGTGAAATTCAGGATATCGGTTTCTTGAATTTTGTTGAAGTTTGAGCAGATTCAAATAGGATTAATATgggtgttcttgaagaggaagtaggtaaaagtttggaatttttttcaaaaaataattatttttatttttttttcaaaataactaattatttaaaaaaattatcaaaataaccaggtttggtagaggatgcgtcagatgaactgGGGCACCCCCAATGCAtaaagaggaggcgtcaatagcattggcgcatgcattgcgctcctcacgaggaggcgccactagcattggcgcatgcattgcgctcctcatgaggaggcgccaatactagtggcgcctgcattgggcctcatgaggaggcgtcaatgctagtggcgcctagGTGCATTTGGTTGTGTGGGCGCTAATTCATCTGGCTGCATGTGATGGTCATGTGGGCGTCAATCCCTCAAGCGCCCACATGTTTTgtccgtctctataaataccacgcattggatgcaatatttttcactcaaactcatctcctaatacaattcaaccaccatcaatttcaattttccctgtttcaacaatgtctgcatacattcaaaaacaaagtgctgatgtaatattttctgccgttgcggctccggtacagattcgactttggaacacaaatatgtttgaacgtcttaatcggacgttgtacagttggttagagggagaaattggagagggtgaacggattagaagaatacaatggcttgtgtccacgttcaaccaacacGGAGAATTACGCGAATTGGTGGATATTAAGACagaccaagacgctcgtaggatgatgcattacatgttcaaaattgttttgctggttgtaattgcatagttcttgtatttgttataattataTGTGTTACTGTTTATGCAATGGTACTTTCGTGacagacgtctaatatgaaataaatttaatttttcatatattgcaatagaggtacatgtaaatttatctggttgtgctcattctaacactaggacagttattacgattgtgacctagttgacggcatgaactacatagtctaaccattttgttcgcagtatccatttcggttcgaattcggatgctgtttgggcgaccctttttcttccttcgcataacttcgttgtgccagacgatgtccccttgatattctggccaataatcctcttttgccactacgaaaaaactaattttataaacatttgaaagactgacgattttgtaaacttcagataacaagtatgatggatcccttcgaacctttgagcatgccgcaagGACATGGGAGcgggggtacgaaaggcttggaactttctgcagtcgcactaacctctatctagttcgactctgtactgtcccatcggcatgccctcattgtgatccatggactcgacaacactaaaccaacctttacttcggtcaaagaccgtaaccacatgtgtgtttgctttggcagcttcatgtctgatgaatttcatcgaagcatcactgaacaactgtccagattgcaacactgaactccattttaagcgtctggtttcaaacaacgcccttagcctgaaatatgtagcatgcaccaaagcgattattggtaggttacggatgcctttgaagacagagttcattgattccacaagatttgttgtcatgtggccccaacgttgaccgttgtcgtatgccctagtccacttctccaaagGAATACCATGGATCCACCGTACcgcatcttcgtttgacaatcttatttccttgcggtagtgtttgaaagaaggttctgataatgcgtaacctgcattgacaaccttcttccgcaacgtcttatctttgatttcccgcatgaaattctgagcaatatgtctattacataacacatgcgtcgaaggaggatttttccagccgttgtcaatgttattatatgcactgatgattgaagggtgtctgtcggagatcaaacataagttaggctgaggtgcaacgtgcaatcagagatttcttaggaaaaaacttcatccctcagcagtctccccttcaactagggcaaagacgattgaaaaaatattgatgttcccatcttgtgccactaccatcagtaacgttcctttgtatttttcgtacaaccatgtaccatcagtttgtataattggtttacagaaagaaaaacctatgatacctggttgatacacccagaatagacggtgaaatattttatttccaacagcacacgtaccatctggtgtataggCGGACAATTTGTTTCCAGCTTGACAATTGTCCcgggagcatattgttttagagccaacaagtattttggaagttgtttgtaagactcctcccaattgccaaacactttttcaatagattttgtcctagctatccatgccttcctatatgatggagtgtactcgtactctgccctaatatgcgagattattgtactcacctttaatgatggattgtcgctaataacagataatatttcatcacatattagctgagagcttaatttacgatgatcctggattgggtttgtcagcatgcatgtgtgatctggacccattgatccaatctcccaagactcgctcctcttccggtacgaagctgacaacataaaaaggcagtgctcattcggacaataaactttatacctcgatgcgtcagttctgtcaactctgaaatcagctgatagttgcatgtggaatttcttaatggctcttacacattcctcttttgtgcgaaatgtgtctccttgtttcaaagatccttgcatctgcacgtaaggattgtaccatacatctgctaaaggttcatctgaacccaaatttaaccttgtcatctgttggggtgggcagtatacataacttgttggtattggctcctcttcctcttcagcgttcaccatcgaatcaaccatgatctcagattcttcttctttgtcatctagaacattcacctcagcttgttcgtcatcagtctcacaaaacacttgtgactgatcaatgtacagagacacctgttgttgatgtggtaatatatacaactctatatcgttgtaaccagattgttcgtgactgacaaacatatgctgaatatcatcatcatctcgaatcttcttctgataaaatttaacctggttttctacaaaccaaaccggatttttatagatgatttggccccATTACTGcattgcaatttcttttctattctttgtttcagatgtgaaaaatttgatcgtcgatttattgtaaaccgagttacctctgtgtttcgaaaacaaaaaccgaacaactgatgatcaaatatttcaccttcgacatgggcactgatcatgtaatgttgtgtggaagacattttgttgaaatattaaatatgtagatatctttaagggaattgaatgcattgctaagttgttcatccACACAACATAAATAATGTTTCATTGCTAACTTGGtcgttgcattgataacttggtcattgtttgtacaaacttgaccatgcatgtagtagaaagaatcaaccatgcagagaaaagagtgacaagaacacacatgcgcCTGAGCCCTGAGATTCCCacctaggcgcccattccctaggcgccataaagtaactgGGGCGCCAAAAGGATGGGTGCCTCTTCACAAAAATTGGTCTTAtgcgccactaggaagggcgccccttcccattgccctacactaaggcgccaagaggaagggagcctcttccttgcatgtgaagaatcacatgtaggcgccaagaGGAATGGCGCATCTTCCCTTACATGTTGATTCTTCACATGCGCCTAGAAGAGATTCCTCACATGCTATCTCTCACATGCTTTCTGAAGTTTGTCATTCCCTTGTCTTCTCTTGCCattccatgcaaccaatcacattcatcttaggttgcaaacctactcactcattcatctataaatagcctctcatatcaacaatatcaaatcatcttcatcaatactcaattatattcttctaccacacttgtttcctctaccacactcaagctttgcaaaatcaaatcatgtctttgttgactatgggcgatgaacataGAGGCACGCTCGAGAATATATCGGCATTTGTATGTcatctctctctttttactttttttatttttagtcttatacctttgttatctatgtttttcttacttcttatagagttgtgcttgttgattatgtatttcttcttctaattgcattttcttacttttttattattaggatccgaagcggtttagatgtcgtgtacatgaatatgtaccccacgatcctttaatagaaccatatattagaggatgtggatttggaaatctactcaacattgtttcgtactcggtggactacaagttcattctaactttgttggagaggtggagacccgagacccacacatttcaccttccgattggtgagtgtaccgtcacacttgaggacgtgtacatgttgttgggtctccgtatagatggaaaggcagtgAATGATCGAGTTAACCAAGAACAACaatatctgcaatgaattattgggtgcccatTTGCTAGACGACGAAACTGAGAGAGACACgtccggtcaagcaagggggcaaggtataagtttaaaataccttaaacaatattatgccagtatagtagttcccgacgattcaaccgagtatgagaaaataataaaagcttggtgttatattatgattttatttgataattttttgtttccagaaagtacaggtaattttgtaaatataatgtatttacctttatacgcaacattaataaggtaaacacttatagttagGGTTCAGCTGTATTGGtccatctatatagtgcaatgtatAGAACTACAAAAAAGAATACCTatattttttttcatgtgcgtatttgcttcaagcttggggttggtcaagaatgtcgtcgctcgccccgataaatgagcgcccattcgtgttcccgtttgcaaccaagtaagtctaacactttaccattcaccatttagttaattatattttatattataattaatagtaaataatatttttcacttcttttttatcttaggtggtcagtaaggggaatgaactacaacaggtgtctgaaacacgctattgtagtctatcgaaatctattggaccacattggacatgacgatgtaataatcctacccaactatattttaatttaaaaatacttctcaaattattttccatctaatcgtttcgtattgttttacagtttgtctggaggccatatctgggtctggatcatgatgtgaaccatgacgatgctgcagtttggacaacgaagacaccggttatccgattcactatggtggaaatgcaccagagtgaccgggtcaaactgcagttctgaatgctacaacagattccagaatctcccacgtgtttggggaattgacatcaaaaagggttgatgcacaatgggattattctgattggagagactttgcaaaagacatgtgtcgtccATAGAGGAATCAAAgacaacacatcttgaacgaaccagatatccatggtgcaagaccgactcaacaaaatatatggcatggtttagatcggtaacaactcaacatttgtatctgagccgcggtatttgatggatccacgccaacatgcttcgtcatcgtatgccccaaacaattcaccacccaacaccaatgtgaacccacccaaaccaacaaccaaccatacaacatcaaccaaccacatacacacaacaaccaaacacccaacatcgcaacccgttcatgccaaccacccaacaaccaaccatccaacgtcgcaatccattcatacctCTCACTCAAACACAAAACCAGAATCAAAGCCCGCAACCACAACTGTCTATAGCCCAggattcatatgggtcacttcatcgtagccccccatcATAACaccaaccattgtttaactatagtcCCCCAGAAAACATTGCTTTGTTTCCAAAACGACTCAAtgacccaatttgggcaactatatTGTCCCCAATTCACTCAACCacaacgccctaactacgatgacatgggccGAACTCCATTAGGAAGCGCCGTTGGCCGAGGGAAAAGATATtggagcaaatgatgacacatctatcaatACCGCTGATACTTCCGTTGACCTTCAACCAACCATCGC
This window contains:
- the LOC127115137 gene encoding U11/U12 small nuclear ribonucleoprotein 31 kDa protein is translated as MSSKKKHKRKHSDIDEDDDVFYYRYCASSSTPNTTTGTTSSNQPQSKPNNKGSSIGGTGEPLAPSKSTLYVSNLDYSLTNSDLHTLFSTFGRIARVTVLKDRHTRLSRGVAFVQFVSRNDAQRAVAEMNKKILNGRTLTASIAADNGRAPEFIRKRVYNTETALCYECGGHGHLSYECPKNQLGPRPRPQPKKPRRGFSGLRDRDGEEEGDDEEEEGGQIAAEQFDDNWASVVDDEAGERLLGRNRNDDEGLDNNKTKKKGKKAGYFSDESDHDDDD